The Chryseobacterium sp. 52 genome includes a region encoding these proteins:
- a CDS encoding mechanosensitive ion channel family protein: MKDEIQDTKNFLQEISDQLYIYISQVTPGGMDWVVHIIIKLALLCAVFLVVDFVFKFVINFIFRFFRNDEKYPIIRSIYQSKISNSVAHFAALLVVGGIHPSIFPATALPKTNIFINRSVNLGLVLILAGMLYRSLTGFRYFFTIKQDFYKIMALNAISETVKILGIFIFSVVGLCVIFGIKGTTIVGSLGAITAVLVLVFRDTILGFVTGIHVATSKNLKVGDWVSIPKYSIEGNITDISLLTTKITNFDKTVSTIPTYDLLTTEIKNLQVMSESNTRRIKKSIYFNINSFKFLNEEDIERLKDINLISDYLEEKTVEIKKEKQDLEHNERTINGRQLTNIGVFRYYAQKYIENDPDIDKDGTRMVRQLDITPQGLPLEVYCFANDSEWEHFEQIQADIFDHLLVASKEFDLQVMQISVKV, from the coding sequence ATGAAAGACGAGATACAAGACACTAAAAACTTTTTACAGGAAATAAGTGACCAGCTTTACATCTATATCAGCCAGGTAACACCCGGCGGCATGGATTGGGTTGTTCATATTATCATTAAGCTGGCACTGCTGTGCGCGGTATTTTTAGTGGTCGATTTTGTTTTTAAATTTGTCATTAATTTTATTTTCAGATTTTTCCGGAATGATGAAAAATATCCTATTATTCGGTCAATTTATCAGTCTAAGATCTCCAATTCTGTGGCCCATTTTGCGGCACTTTTGGTGGTAGGGGGAATACATCCATCGATATTTCCGGCAACAGCACTGCCTAAAACGAATATTTTTATCAACAGATCCGTCAATTTAGGGTTGGTCCTTATTCTTGCCGGAATGCTTTACAGGTCACTAACTGGTTTCCGCTACTTTTTTACCATAAAACAGGATTTTTATAAAATCATGGCACTGAATGCCATTTCAGAAACCGTAAAGATCTTAGGAATTTTTATTTTTTCTGTAGTAGGACTCTGTGTAATATTCGGAATCAAGGGAACAACCATTGTCGGAAGTTTAGGAGCCATTACCGCTGTATTGGTATTGGTTTTCAGAGATACGATTTTAGGTTTTGTAACCGGAATCCATGTCGCTACTTCAAAAAATCTTAAAGTAGGAGACTGGGTCAGCATCCCCAAATACAGTATTGAAGGAAATATTACCGATATAAGTCTTCTGACAACCAAGATCACCAATTTTGACAAGACCGTTTCCACGATTCCTACGTATGACCTTCTGACTACGGAGATTAAAAACCTTCAGGTGATGTCCGAATCCAATACAAGAAGAATCAAAAAATCTATTTATTTCAATATCAATTCCTTTAAATTCCTGAATGAAGAAGATATTGAAAGATTAAAAGATATCAACCTGATTTCGGATTATCTGGAAGAAAAAACGGTAGAAATTAAAAAAGAAAAGCAGGACCTGGAACATAATGAAAGGACGATCAACGGAAGACAGCTTACCAATATCGGGGTTTTCAGATATTATGCACAAAAATATATAGAAAACGATCCTGATATCGATAAAGATGGAACAAGAATGGTCCGTCAGCTGGATATTACCCCACAGGGGCTTCCTCTTGAAGTATATTGTTTTGCCAATGATTCTGAATGGGAACATTTTGAACAGATTCAGGCAGATATTTTTGACCATCTGTTGGTGGCTTCAAAGGAATTTGATCTTCAGGTGATGCAGATAAGTGTTAAGGTATAG
- a CDS encoding diphosphomevalonate/mevalonate 3,5-bisphosphate decarboxylase family protein yields the protein MTTQDFIGKQDFTIQTQTVSESCPSNIALIKYWGKYDHQIPANPSISYTLNHCKTNTSMEFVADEPFSVQTFLAGNEEVTFAEKIEKYFKNIEQYLPWILKGKYIIRTENTFPHSSGIASSASGFGAIAQCLMKLDGIFSSELSEDDALRKASFLARLGSGSACRSLYNGLVVWGTSDEVEGSSDLFAVKYPDADIHDNFRNFNDWVLLIHEGQKSVSSTVGHGLMKTNPYAERRFQEARENFVPMKEILKSGDMERFIKLVEHEALTLHAMMMMSDPAFILMKTGTMEVINKLWDFRKETGLPLFFTLDAGANVHLLFPNDGSEDKIKTFIESELLQHTQKNGVVKDVMRF from the coding sequence ATGACAACACAAGACTTTATAGGAAAACAAGATTTTACCATTCAAACGCAGACGGTTTCGGAAAGCTGTCCATCCAATATTGCCCTGATCAAATACTGGGGTAAATATGATCATCAGATTCCTGCAAATCCTAGTATCAGTTATACTTTAAACCATTGCAAAACCAATACTTCTATGGAGTTTGTGGCAGACGAACCTTTCTCTGTTCAGACTTTCTTAGCTGGAAATGAAGAAGTGACGTTTGCAGAAAAAATAGAGAAATATTTTAAAAATATCGAACAGTATCTTCCATGGATACTGAAAGGAAAATATATCATCAGAACAGAAAATACCTTTCCGCACAGTTCGGGAATTGCAAGTTCTGCCTCAGGATTTGGAGCCATAGCTCAATGCCTGATGAAATTAGACGGAATATTTTCCAGTGAACTTTCAGAAGATGACGCGTTGAGAAAGGCCTCTTTTTTAGCAAGATTAGGAAGCGGAAGCGCTTGCAGAAGCCTTTACAACGGACTTGTAGTCTGGGGGACATCTGATGAGGTAGAAGGAAGTTCAGACCTTTTTGCCGTGAAATATCCGGATGCTGATATTCATGACAATTTCAGAAACTTCAATGACTGGGTTTTATTGATTCATGAAGGTCAGAAAAGTGTGTCTTCAACTGTAGGACACGGCCTGATGAAGACCAATCCCTATGCGGAAAGAAGATTCCAGGAAGCGAGAGAAAACTTTGTCCCGATGAAGGAGATTCTAAAGAGCGGGGATATGGAGCGATTTATCAAGCTGGTAGAACATGAGGCCCTTACACTTCATGCAATGATGATGATGAGTGATCCTGCCTTTATTCTGATGAAAACAGGAACAATGGAGGTGATCAACAAACTCTGGGATTTCAGAAAAGAAACCGGACTTCCGTTATTTTTCACACTGGATGCAGGAGCCAATGTTCATCTGTTATTTCCAAATGACGGTTCCGAAGACAAGATCAAAACTTTTATCGAAAGTGAATTACTGCAGCATACTCAGAAAAATGGAGTGGTGAAAGATGTAATGAGGTTTTAG
- a CDS encoding pyridoxine 5'-phosphate synthase — protein sequence MTKLSVNINKIATLRNARGGETPSVTEAAVKIQEFGGQGITIHPRPDERHITRKDVYDLKPLVTTEFNIEGNPHRSFIDMVLEVKPEQVTLVPDADDAITSNAGWDTKKHLDFLTEIIAEFKNAGIRTSIFLDPLPELVEHAAKTGADRIELYTEAYAKNYLTNKEQAIKPYYDTAVAATEFGLGINAGHDLSLENLKYFADTIPNLLEVSIGHALVSEALYMGLENTIQAYLKRLAVWG from the coding sequence ATGACAAAACTAAGCGTAAACATTAATAAAATTGCGACATTAAGAAATGCAAGAGGAGGCGAAACGCCAAGTGTAACAGAAGCAGCTGTAAAGATTCAGGAATTTGGAGGACAGGGAATCACCATCCATCCGAGACCTGATGAAAGACATATTACAAGAAAAGATGTCTACGATCTGAAACCTTTGGTGACAACGGAATTTAATATTGAAGGAAATCCTCACCGCTCTTTTATTGATATGGTTCTGGAAGTAAAACCGGAGCAGGTGACATTGGTGCCTGATGCAGACGATGCCATTACATCCAACGCCGGCTGGGACACTAAAAAACATTTAGATTTTCTGACAGAAATTATTGCAGAGTTTAAAAACGCGGGCATCCGTACTTCTATTTTTCTTGATCCTCTTCCTGAGCTGGTAGAACACGCTGCAAAAACAGGAGCCGACAGGATTGAATTATATACTGAGGCTTACGCAAAAAATTACCTTACCAATAAAGAACAGGCTATAAAACCTTACTATGATACTGCAGTTGCTGCTACAGAATTCGGATTGGGTATTAATGCAGGCCATGACCTGAGTCTTGAAAATTTAAAATACTTTGCAGATACTATTCCCAACCTTCTTGAAGTTTCAATTGGGCATGCTTTGGTTTCTGAAGCCCTTTATATGGGACTTGAAAATACGATTCAGGCTTATTTAAAGAGACTGGCTGTTTGGGGTTAG
- a CDS encoding alpha/beta fold hydrolase: protein MEILNSKIFGENLTNTPLLVFHGLFGMLDNWGSFGKDLGEYLPVHLIDLRNHGRSFHSESMSHDDLADDIARYMDHYGIQKAHVLGHSLGGKAVMQFALKYQERVEKLIVVDISPKAYPPHHQGIIKALETVDFNTVNSRGEVEEVLSQYIPEKSTIQFLAKNLYWDDQKKLNWRFNLKTLSEKYNEFVSNAVKFGVFEGDSLFIAGAKSNYILPQDEYGIKQQFPKAKIVTVKNAGHWVQAENPVDFAKVVKEFL, encoded by the coding sequence ATGGAAATTTTAAATTCAAAAATATTTGGCGAAAATCTTACGAATACGCCACTTCTTGTATTTCACGGACTTTTCGGAATGCTTGACAACTGGGGGAGCTTTGGAAAAGATTTAGGGGAATACCTTCCCGTACATCTTATTGACCTTAGAAATCACGGAAGAAGCTTTCATTCAGAAAGTATGTCCCACGATGATCTGGCTGATGATATAGCCCGGTATATGGATCATTACGGGATTCAGAAAGCCCATGTTTTAGGACATTCTTTAGGCGGAAAAGCAGTGATGCAGTTTGCGTTAAAATATCAGGAAAGAGTAGAAAAACTAATTGTTGTAGATATCTCACCAAAAGCTTATCCTCCCCATCACCAGGGAATTATTAAAGCACTCGAAACAGTAGATTTTAATACTGTCAATTCAAGAGGAGAGGTAGAAGAAGTATTGAGTCAGTATATTCCAGAGAAATCTACGATCCAGTTTTTAGCAAAGAACTTATACTGGGATGATCAGAAAAAACTGAACTGGAGATTTAATCTTAAAACCTTATCTGAAAAATATAACGAGTTTGTTTCTAATGCCGTAAAATTTGGTGTATTTGAGGGAGATTCTTTATTTATTGCCGGGGCAAAGTCAAATTATATCCTTCCTCAGGATGAATATGGGATCAAACAGCAGTTTCCAAAAGCAAAAATAGTCACCGTAAAAAATGCAGGACATTGGGTTCAGGCTGAAAATCCGGTTGATTTTGCGAAAGTTGTTAAGGAGTTTTTATGA
- a CDS encoding MvdC/MvdD family ATP grasp protein, whose product MILCITHSQDFYNIDVFFEYLNTKNIPYFRLNSDRMNHFQKISVNEDSFELTDESGNTVHSRDIKGVWHRKAWGISIPEELDEDYKKIFLNGYASLRYNLMTVLENIPWINPYENERKIDGNKMLQLKLAKENNLTIPETIFSNDEEKITAFFHEYCNGKAVAKLHSLTAKTMNGENLISTMIIEEDTLENISDITYCPMIFQPYVDKEYELRIVYIAGDFFTGKINNSENVDWRLAQEDYFWSAYELPGHVKAGLASMMKEMGLYIGAIDMIKGKDGEYYFLEVNPQGEWGMLQHELGFPIAEKIADNLIKRINIHE is encoded by the coding sequence ATGATTCTCTGCATCACCCACTCACAGGATTTCTACAATATCGATGTTTTTTTTGAATATTTAAACACTAAAAATATTCCCTATTTCAGATTGAATTCTGACCGTATGAACCACTTTCAGAAGATCAGCGTCAATGAAGATTCATTTGAACTCACCGATGAGTCCGGAAATACAGTTCACTCCAGAGATATTAAAGGAGTATGGCACAGAAAGGCCTGGGGCATAAGCATTCCCGAAGAACTGGATGAAGATTACAAAAAAATATTCCTTAACGGATACGCAAGTCTCCGCTATAACCTGATGACTGTTTTAGAAAATATTCCGTGGATCAATCCTTATGAAAATGAAAGAAAGATCGATGGAAATAAAATGCTTCAGCTGAAATTAGCCAAAGAAAATAATTTGACCATTCCTGAAACTATTTTTTCAAATGACGAAGAAAAGATTACAGCCTTTTTTCATGAATACTGCAACGGAAAAGCTGTGGCCAAGCTCCACAGTCTGACGGCAAAAACCATGAACGGGGAAAATCTGATCTCAACAATGATCATTGAAGAAGATACTTTGGAGAATATTTCAGATATTACATACTGTCCGATGATCTTCCAGCCGTATGTTGATAAAGAATATGAATTAAGAATCGTCTATATAGCCGGAGATTTTTTCACCGGAAAGATTAACAACAGCGAGAATGTAGACTGGAGATTAGCACAGGAAGATTATTTCTGGTCAGCTTATGAACTGCCCGGACATGTAAAAGCCGGTCTTGCTTCTATGATGAAAGAAATGGGACTCTATATCGGAGCCATTGATATGATCAAAGGAAAAGACGGAGAATATTATTTCCTTGAAGTAAATCCACAGGGAGAATGGGGAATGCTGCAGCACGAACTGGGCTTTCCCATTGCAGAAAAAATTGCCGATAACCTTATAAAAAGAATCAATATCCATGAATAA
- a CDS encoding DUF456 domain-containing protein, which produces MDTALINILCLILLFLGMLGTFLPVLPGLLLSICGLLIYKFGTDADLPMIYIWAFGILTAASVVLSYVIPAKTNRKYGGTRWGSIGSIIGTIVGIFIPIPLGFLIGMFAGVFIGELLHDSKDMNKALQSTKGAFIGFIYGTGFSLVVGVAMFLVVVLDMLNII; this is translated from the coding sequence ATGGATACAGCCTTAATTAATATTCTCTGCCTTATTTTATTGTTTCTCGGGATGCTGGGAACTTTCCTGCCTGTCCTTCCGGGACTCTTATTAAGTATCTGCGGACTGCTGATCTATAAGTTCGGGACGGATGCTGATCTGCCAATGATTTATATCTGGGCATTTGGTATTCTTACTGCCGCTTCTGTGGTACTCAGTTATGTCATTCCCGCAAAAACCAACAGAAAATATGGAGGAACCCGTTGGGGAAGCATCGGTTCTATTATTGGAACCATCGTCGGGATCTTTATTCCGATTCCTTTGGGATTTTTAATAGGTATGTTTGCCGGGGTATTTATTGGAGAACTTCTTCATGACAGCAAGGATATGAACAAAGCTCTGCAATCTACCAAAGGGGCATTTATTGGCTTTATTTACGGAACGGGCTTCAGCCTTGTGGTTGGTGTGGCAATGTTTTTGGTAGTAGTTTTAGATATGCTTAATATTATTTAA
- a CDS encoding NAD-dependent epimerase/dehydratase family protein, translating into MIFVTGATGILGRVIVLELLKKGKNVRASKRPGSNLNDVRHSYAFYTENPDDFFNKIEWVDVDFDDLDALQNALKGVDEVYHCAAKVSFHPHDEKEMYHTNVKGTENLLFACEGSDVKKFLHVSTIAVLDLFNENGELDESSEFNPKEEHSAYAISKHLAEMEVWRASAEGLNTIIVNPGMIIGSGNWGQSSGDIFPTFEKNGFTFSGGTSYIDVRDTATISIELMEKNVFGERFILISENKKYADLGKQIRSKLGLKEAKILTKFQLNLGRLANILFGWLIPKLRIITKSNIESISSLNTISNQKIKEKMDCRFIPVKESIDFHLTNYINDKKLNS; encoded by the coding sequence ATGATTTTTGTAACGGGTGCGACTGGAATCCTGGGAAGGGTGATTGTTTTGGAACTTCTTAAAAAAGGAAAAAACGTGCGTGCTTCCAAAAGACCGGGCAGCAATTTAAACGATGTAAGACATTCTTACGCTTTCTATACGGAGAATCCTGATGATTTTTTTAATAAGATCGAATGGGTAGACGTAGATTTTGACGATCTGGACGCTCTGCAAAATGCATTGAAAGGGGTAGATGAAGTCTATCACTGCGCCGCAAAAGTAAGTTTTCATCCACATGATGAAAAAGAAATGTACCATACCAACGTAAAGGGTACAGAAAATCTGCTGTTTGCATGTGAAGGTTCGGATGTGAAAAAATTTCTGCACGTAAGTACGATTGCCGTGTTGGATCTTTTTAACGAAAATGGAGAATTAGACGAGAGTTCAGAATTTAATCCTAAAGAAGAACATTCTGCCTATGCCATTTCGAAACACCTTGCCGAAATGGAGGTTTGGAGAGCTTCTGCCGAGGGATTGAATACCATAATTGTAAACCCAGGAATGATCATCGGAAGCGGAAACTGGGGGCAGAGCAGCGGAGATATTTTCCCCACTTTTGAAAAGAACGGTTTTACATTTTCCGGTGGAACCAGCTATATAGACGTAAGAGATACTGCCACAATTTCCATCGAACTGATGGAGAAGAATGTTTTTGGAGAACGGTTTATCCTGATATCGGAAAATAAAAAATATGCAGATCTTGGAAAGCAGATTAGATCAAAACTTGGTTTGAAAGAGGCGAAAATTCTTACAAAATTTCAATTGAACCTTGGAAGACTGGCGAATATTCTTTTTGGCTGGCTGATTCCGAAACTGAGAATCATTACCAAATCAAATATTGAATCTATATCCTCACTCAACACTATTTCCAACCAGAAAATTAAAGAAAAGATGGATTGCCGGTTTATTCCTGTAAAGGAGAGCATTGATTTTCATCTTACCAATTATATTAACGACAAAAAGCTGAATTCATGA
- a CDS encoding uracil-DNA glycosylase: MTWTDVLAPIKSTPYFTALWEKVKEEYATTKVFPPKNQIFRALEITPFEDVKVVIIGQDPYHNDDQANGLCFSVSEQVTAPPSLKNVFTELKDDLGVERTSKELDDWGKQGVLLLNATLTVRAHSPNSHKDLGWEKFTNFIIKEISDQKENVIFVLWGAFAQKKAELIDPAKHFILKSAHPSPFSVYRGFYGSKPFSKINEFLISKEKEPISW, translated from the coding sequence ATGACCTGGACAGACGTTTTAGCCCCAATAAAAAGCACACCCTATTTTACAGCCCTTTGGGAAAAAGTAAAAGAGGAATATGCAACAACAAAAGTATTTCCGCCAAAAAATCAAATATTCAGAGCATTGGAAATTACGCCTTTCGAAGATGTTAAGGTAGTGATTATTGGCCAGGATCCTTATCATAATGATGATCAGGCTAATGGTTTGTGCTTTTCTGTTTCAGAACAGGTAACGGCACCGCCATCACTTAAAAATGTTTTTACAGAGCTAAAGGATGACCTGGGAGTTGAAAGAACTTCAAAAGAACTGGATGACTGGGGAAAGCAAGGCGTTTTATTACTGAATGCTACTTTAACGGTTCGTGCCCATTCTCCGAATTCCCACAAAGATTTGGGCTGGGAGAAATTCACCAATTTTATCATTAAAGAAATTTCAGATCAAAAAGAGAACGTTATTTTTGTTCTTTGGGGAGCTTTTGCACAAAAAAAAGCCGAACTCATCGATCCGGCTAAGCATTTTATCCTGAAATCGGCGCATCCGTCACCGTTTTCTGTGTACAGAGGTTTTTATGGGAGCAAACCATTCTCAAAGATCAACGAATTCCTGATCTCAAAAGAAAAGGAGCCTATTTCCTGGTAG
- a CDS encoding MvdD family ATP-grasp ribosomal peptide maturase: MNKILIITHTADNFSIEKVTEYVEKNGCEVIRFDVDLYPIHNKLSTIFQDGEWVSILETKDTQYRLDDIAAVWYRRAYNIGNGVKEEMDKKFYGAAMGEIRNTLFGFIESVDAYALGKPGVYRRLDSKEEQLKIAVKLGLKIPETCLTNNPEEARQFILKHQNVVAKMQTGFAIYEDGVESVVFTNVVGEDKLEELDSLLYCPMQFQKKIEKKKELRVTIVGQDVYAFEIDSQQSEDAKVDWRKDGVNLLTKWVRTELPADLEGKLLELLDVYNVDYGAIDIIVSPEDEYYFIEINAAGEFFWLDNLTEENLISKSIADVLCDKAPRRNNMVMA; encoded by the coding sequence ATGAATAAAATATTAATCATTACGCATACTGCAGATAATTTTTCAATCGAAAAAGTAACGGAATACGTAGAAAAAAACGGCTGCGAGGTCATCCGTTTCGATGTAGACCTGTATCCTATACACAATAAACTGTCTACTATTTTCCAGGATGGAGAATGGGTAAGCATTCTTGAAACCAAAGATACACAGTACCGCCTTGATGATATTGCTGCGGTTTGGTACAGAAGAGCTTATAACATCGGAAACGGTGTAAAGGAAGAGATGGATAAAAAATTCTATGGGGCAGCGATGGGGGAGATCCGGAATACACTTTTCGGATTTATAGAATCTGTTGATGCCTATGCGCTTGGAAAACCAGGTGTGTACAGAAGATTAGACAGTAAAGAAGAACAATTGAAAATTGCGGTTAAATTAGGACTTAAAATTCCTGAAACCTGCCTGACGAATAATCCTGAAGAAGCCAGACAATTCATCCTTAAGCACCAGAATGTAGTGGCTAAAATGCAGACCGGTTTTGCGATCTATGAAGATGGTGTAGAAAGTGTTGTTTTCACAAACGTTGTAGGAGAAGACAAACTTGAAGAGCTGGATTCATTATTATACTGCCCGATGCAGTTTCAGAAAAAAATTGAAAAGAAAAAAGAACTTCGTGTTACCATTGTAGGGCAGGATGTATATGCTTTCGAAATCGATTCCCAGCAGTCTGAAGATGCTAAAGTTGACTGGAGAAAAGACGGGGTCAATCTTTTGACCAAGTGGGTAAGAACAGAACTTCCTGCAGATCTTGAAGGAAAGCTTCTGGAACTTTTAGATGTGTATAATGTAGATTACGGGGCTATAGATATCATTGTTTCCCCTGAAGACGAATATTATTTCATCGAGATCAATGCAGCAGGCGAATTTTTCTGGCTGGATAACCTGACAGAAGAAAACCTTATTTCAAAGAGTATTGCAGATGTTCTCTGCGATAAGGCTCCGAGAAGAAACAATATGGTGATGGCTTAA
- a CDS encoding microviridin/marinostatin family tricyclic proteinase inhibitor, with protein MKDENSKKKPFFASFLEKQIKDPETIQGGGIITSTDNDIVTLPSRDNITAQIFDHVTSPNKDLLVTMKYPSDGDEDVI; from the coding sequence ATGAAAGACGAAAATTCAAAAAAGAAACCTTTTTTTGCTTCATTTTTAGAAAAGCAAATCAAAGATCCGGAAACCATTCAGGGAGGCGGAATCATTACAAGTACTGACAACGACATCGTTACTTTACCTTCAAGGGATAATATTACAGCACAGATTTTTGATCATGTGACCAGCCCAAACAAGGATCTTTTGGTTACTATGAAGTACCCATCTGACGGTGATGAGGATGTTATTTAA
- a CDS encoding AMP-dependent synthetase/ligase, protein MNLAAAIILKNVEKHPVKSAIGFKKKDEAWKELSWKKFGEIVFRTANALKNAGIQENDKVAIYSDNSSEWMIFDLASMAIGAVTVPIYSTNNAEQAEYIINDSSAKAVLVGSQEQYDACLELIHKEENQLETIIVSKKSVWIKKEFNSFYLEDFIAKTSSKLEICEKENDDTATLIYTSGTTGTPKGVMLTHGNFIKAFDSHFEFFKFKNFEEELSLAFLPLTHVFERSWSLLCLYGGARVYFLEDPKDIAKTLEDVKPTMMCAVPRFFQKVYAGVLEKAEEGSSMKKKIFDWALATGWQTSELRRNEKPVPFGLKLKESVADMLVFSKIKDKMGGRLWFLPCGGASLSPEVTKFFDSVGIHVTVGYGLTETTATLTLFPLTHFEHGTSGKPLPGVEMRIGENDEIQARGNGIMKGYYNKPEETQKVFTEDGWFKTGDAGKFDDKGNLIITDRIKDLMKTSNGKYIAPQQIENLLTNNNFIQQIMLVAEGRQFVSALIVPNFEFLKDFIKKNNIPFTNWEEAVKNEKIVALYKEKIKELQDHLADYEKVKKFTLMPAEFDINTGEITPTLKVKRNVVLKKYADIIEKMY, encoded by the coding sequence ATGAATCTTGCAGCAGCAATTATCCTTAAAAATGTAGAAAAGCATCCTGTAAAATCAGCGATAGGCTTTAAAAAGAAAGATGAAGCCTGGAAAGAGCTGAGCTGGAAAAAATTCGGTGAAATCGTTTTCAGAACAGCAAATGCACTGAAAAATGCAGGAATTCAGGAAAATGATAAAGTGGCTATTTATTCAGATAACTCTTCTGAATGGATGATTTTTGACCTGGCTTCAATGGCGATTGGTGCTGTTACAGTTCCTATTTACTCCACAAACAATGCAGAACAGGCAGAATATATCATCAACGATTCCTCGGCAAAGGCGGTTCTTGTTGGCAGCCAGGAACAGTATGATGCATGTCTCGAACTTATACATAAAGAAGAAAATCAGTTAGAAACCATCATTGTTTCTAAAAAATCAGTTTGGATCAAGAAAGAATTCAACAGTTTTTATCTGGAAGACTTTATTGCAAAAACATCTTCTAAGCTTGAGATCTGCGAGAAAGAAAATGATGATACGGCCACACTGATTTATACTTCCGGAACCACCGGAACTCCCAAAGGGGTCATGCTTACCCATGGAAATTTCATCAAGGCTTTTGATTCTCACTTTGAGTTTTTTAAATTTAAAAACTTTGAAGAAGAACTTTCACTGGCATTTCTGCCGCTGACCCATGTTTTCGAAAGAAGCTGGAGCCTGCTTTGCCTTTACGGAGGTGCAAGGGTATATTTCCTGGAAGACCCGAAAGATATTGCAAAAACCCTGGAAGATGTAAAACCGACGATGATGTGTGCGGTGCCGAGATTTTTCCAGAAAGTATATGCCGGTGTTTTAGAGAAAGCAGAAGAAGGTTCATCGATGAAGAAAAAAATCTTCGATTGGGCGTTGGCAACAGGATGGCAGACGTCAGAATTAAGAAGAAATGAAAAACCGGTTCCTTTTGGATTAAAACTGAAAGAATCGGTTGCAGATATGTTGGTTTTCAGCAAAATTAAAGATAAAATGGGTGGAAGACTTTGGTTTTTACCTTGCGGAGGCGCATCGCTTTCACCGGAAGTTACAAAATTCTTCGACTCTGTAGGAATCCATGTAACGGTAGGGTATGGTCTTACAGAAACGACGGCTACACTGACCCTTTTCCCATTGACACATTTTGAGCACGGAACCAGCGGAAAACCTTTACCGGGGGTAGAAATGCGTATCGGTGAAAATGATGAGATCCAGGCCAGAGGAAATGGCATTATGAAAGGCTATTACAATAAGCCGGAAGAAACACAGAAAGTGTTCACGGAAGACGGATGGTTTAAAACCGGAGACGCAGGAAAATTTGATGATAAAGGAAACCTGATCATTACAGACAGAATTAAAGATCTTATGAAGACTTCCAACGGAAAGTATATTGCTCCGCAACAGATTGAGAATCTTCTGACCAATAATAATTTTATCCAGCAGATCATGCTGGTGGCAGAAGGAAGACAGTTTGTTTCCGCGCTTATTGTCCCGAATTTTGAATTTCTGAAGGATTTTATCAAGAAAAACAATATCCCTTTTACCAATTGGGAAGAGGCTGTGAAAAACGAGAAAATCGTTGCCTTATATAAAGAAAAAATTAAAGAGCTTCAGGATCATCTGGCAGATTATGAAAAAGTGAAAAAATTCACACTGATGCCTGCCGAATTTGACATTAACACTGGAGAAATTACTCCTACATTGAAGGTTAAAAGAAATGTGGTTCTTAAGAAATATGCGGATATTATTGAAAAAATGTATTAG
- a CDS encoding microviridin/marinostatin family tricyclic proteinase inhibitor, producing the protein MEKKNSKKPFFASFLEKQIQDPETIQGGGITTPTTDVLTVPVRDTVTTSPFLDNATLPSRDQIVTMKYPSDSDESGELEIL; encoded by the coding sequence ATGGAAAAGAAAAACTCAAAAAAACCTTTCTTTGCTTCATTTTTAGAGAAACAAATTCAGGATCCGGAAACCATTCAGGGAGGAGGAATTACAACACCTACTACGGATGTTCTTACCGTACCGGTAAGAGATACTGTGACAACATCACCTTTTCTTGACAATGCAACATTGCCTTCAAGAGATCAGATTGTAACAATGAAGTATCCTTCTGACAGTGATGAATCCGGAGAATTAGAAATATTATAA
- a CDS encoding microviridin/marinostatin family tricyclic proteinase inhibitor — MKDKNSKKKPFFASFLEKQLKDPETVKGGGNITIPERDVITKPFVDNVTSPQDDLMQTMKYPSDGDDDFPSVPVD, encoded by the coding sequence ATGAAAGACAAAAATTCAAAAAAGAAGCCGTTTTTTGCGTCATTCTTAGAAAAGCAACTTAAAGATCCTGAAACTGTAAAAGGAGGTGGTAACATCACAATTCCTGAAAGAGATGTGATTACAAAGCCATTCGTGGATAATGTAACTTCTCCTCAGGATGATCTGATGCAAACAATGAAATATCCATCTGACGGTGATGATGACTTTCCATCTGTTCCGGTAGACTAG